The following proteins are encoded in a genomic region of Schistocerca serialis cubense isolate TAMUIC-IGC-003099 chromosome 9, iqSchSeri2.2, whole genome shotgun sequence:
- the LOC126419180 gene encoding fructose-bisphosphate aldolase-like, which translates to MPTNFNYPPPELRKELQQIADALVAPGKGILAADEGPPTLAARFANATTGFENTEDNRRRYRQLLFTTDLSIGDYVAGVILTHETLYQKADDGTPFVELLRRRNIIPGINLDKGHVQLFGTENECTTQGLDDLAKRCEQYKKDGCHFAKWRCALRIGRGTPSSLAVKENANVLARYASICQANGIVPIVEPEVEPYGDHDLETCQKATETVLAAVYKSLNDHHVFLEGTVLKANMVTPGESSSKKSSPEEIARATVTALNRTVPAAVAGIAFLSGGQSEEESSVNLNAINKFPGKKPWPLTFSYGRALQTSAMRAWSGKSENVAAAQEEFKKRAKANSLASQGKYVPGSIKSLAASKTSFVFPPAY; encoded by the exons ATGCCTACTAACTTCAACTATCCACCACCTGAACTGCGGAAGGAGCTGCAGCAGATTGCTGATGCTCTTGTGGCACCTGGAAAGGGCATCCTCGCTGCTGACGAGGGACCCCCAACCCTTGCAGCACGCTTTGCTAATGCCACCACTGGCTTTGAGAACACAGAGGACAATAGACGGCGTTACAGGCAG CTGCTGTTCACAACAGATCTTTCGATAGGTGATTACGTTGCAGGAGTTATTCTGACTCATGAAACACTGTACCAGAAGGCTGATGATGGAACTCCTTTTGTTGAGCTGCTCAGAAGACGTAACATAATTCCAGGCATCAATCTTGATAAAGGACATGTTCAGCTGTTTGGTACAGAAAATGAGTGCACTACACAGG GACTGGATGATCTGGCAAAGAGGTGTGAACAATATAAAAAGGATGGTTGCCATTTTGCCAAGTGGCGTTGTGCTCTAAGAATTGGCCGTGGTACACCTTCTTCACTAGCTGTCAAAGAAAATGCAAATGTACTGGCCCGCTATGCCTCCATCTGCCAAGCTAATGGCATTGTACCAATTGTGGAACCTGAG GTGGAGCCATATGGTGATCATGACTTGGAAACATGTCAGAAGGCAACTGAAACTGTTCTGGCAGCCGTGTACAAGTCACTCAATGACCATCATGTGTTTCTGGAGGGCACTGTTCTGAAAGCTAACATGGTAACACCAGGCGAATCATCTTCAAAGAAGTCTTCACCAGAGGAGATTGCACGGGCCACTGTGACAGCCCTGAATCGTACAGTGCCTGCTGCTGTAGCGG GTATTGCATTCCTGTCTGGTGGACAGTCGGAGGAAGAGTCATCTGTGAACCTCAATGCAATCAATAAGTTCCCAGGGAAGAAGCCTTGGCCACTGACATTCAGCTATGGCAGAGCCCTGCAG ACCTCTGCTATGCGTGCATGGAGTGGAAAGTCTGAGAATGTTGCTGCTGCTCAAGAGGAATTCAAGAAGCGAGCAAAG GCCAACAGTCTAGCTAGTCAAGGGAAATATGTCCCTGGATCCATCAAGTCACTAGCAGCTTCAAAGACGAGTTTTGTATTTCCTCCTGCCTACTAA